The following coding sequences are from one Natrarchaeobaculum sulfurireducens window:
- the priL gene encoding DNA primase regulatory subunit PriL, whose translation MQRLHARYPFLEAARESVATAAVDLAAVVERDQAVVDRARNRVLSALEDGTIGEPHRDSRTELLSYPVARVLVSVVGERVLVRRYARAEAETAHERFVADLEDTTELKSVESTALDLTDLLTEFDLESAVQERGDEEYRIGVGTYLPLAADCWGDEWRLVNRSLADGEVPVDEDELHELLREAIRNRIEDGLPFDVPEAIADDLEGDVTEIRDVLADLDLTREIDTVVPDLFPPCMKALLDDVQKGEHLPHHSRFAITAFLASIGMSTDEIVDLYQVNAGFGEDMTRYQTDHIRGETSPTEYSPPSCATMQSYGDCVNKDDLCERIPHPMAYYEERIDDAEDDDLEDWREADDEAASAE comes from the coding sequence ATGCAGCGACTTCACGCCCGGTACCCGTTTCTCGAGGCGGCCCGCGAGTCGGTGGCGACGGCAGCCGTCGACCTCGCAGCCGTCGTCGAACGGGACCAGGCGGTCGTCGACCGCGCCCGAAATCGCGTCCTGAGCGCGCTCGAGGACGGCACGATCGGTGAGCCACACCGCGACTCGCGGACCGAGTTGCTCTCGTACCCGGTCGCTCGCGTGCTCGTCTCGGTCGTCGGCGAGCGCGTCCTCGTCCGCCGGTACGCCCGGGCGGAAGCCGAGACGGCCCACGAACGGTTCGTCGCGGATCTCGAGGATACGACCGAGTTGAAAAGCGTCGAGTCGACGGCTCTCGACCTCACGGACCTGCTCACGGAGTTCGATCTCGAGTCGGCGGTCCAGGAGCGTGGCGACGAGGAGTATCGAATCGGCGTCGGCACCTATCTCCCGCTCGCGGCGGATTGTTGGGGTGACGAGTGGCGACTCGTCAACCGGTCGCTCGCCGACGGGGAGGTGCCGGTCGACGAAGACGAACTCCACGAACTCTTGCGGGAGGCGATCAGAAACCGGATCGAAGACGGCCTCCCGTTCGACGTTCCCGAGGCCATCGCAGACGACCTCGAGGGCGACGTCACGGAAATCAGGGACGTCCTCGCCGACCTCGATCTCACCCGCGAGATCGACACGGTCGTCCCCGACCTTTTCCCGCCGTGTATGAAGGCCTTGCTCGACGACGTCCAGAAGGGCGAACACCTCCCACACCACTCCCGGTTCGCGATCACTGCCTTCCTGGCGAGTATCGGGATGAGCACCGACGAGATCGTCGATCTCTATCAGGTAAACGCCGGCTTCGGCGAGGATATGACCCGCTATCAGACCGACCACATCCGTGGAGAGACCTCACCGACTGAATACTCGCCACCCTCGTGTGCGACGATGCAGTCGTACGGAGATTGCGTGAACAAAGACGACCTCTGTGAGCGCATTCCACATCCGATGGCCTACTACGAAGAGCGGATCGACGACGCCGAAGACGACGACTTAGAGGACTGGCGCGAGGCAGACGACGAAGCCGCGAGCGCCGAGTGA
- the htpX gene encoding zinc metalloprotease HtpX, with translation MDWQADWGLRFRMFLTMFLLFALYIVFAGVLTLYFTEGAGSILIFGLLFGGMSLVQYYFSDTLTLRTMGAKAVTADEYPQLHGSVERLSQQADLPKPKVAVIDSNVPNAFATGRNQKNAAVAVTTGLMNTLNREELDGVIAHELAHVKNRDMMVMTIASFLSTIAFMIVRWGALFGGGRNRQGGGVVVAILVSLVVWIISYILIRALSRYREYAADRGAAAITGNPAALASALMKISGRMDKVPKNDMREEAEMNAFFIIPIKSGIVGQLFSTHPPTEKRIEQLRDLERL, from the coding sequence ATGGACTGGCAGGCTGACTGGGGGCTGCGGTTTCGGATGTTCTTGACGATGTTCCTGTTGTTCGCACTGTACATCGTCTTCGCTGGCGTACTAACGCTGTACTTCACGGAGGGGGCAGGAAGCATCCTCATATTTGGACTGTTGTTCGGCGGGATGTCGCTCGTGCAGTATTACTTCAGCGACACGCTCACGCTCCGGACGATGGGTGCAAAAGCGGTCACAGCCGACGAATACCCACAGCTCCACGGCTCGGTCGAACGCCTCTCTCAGCAGGCCGACCTCCCGAAACCGAAAGTCGCAGTAATCGACTCGAACGTCCCCAACGCTTTCGCGACCGGGCGCAATCAAAAGAACGCCGCCGTCGCGGTGACCACCGGCCTCATGAACACGCTCAACCGGGAGGAACTCGACGGCGTCATCGCCCACGAACTCGCCCACGTCAAGAATCGGGACATGATGGTGATGACGATCGCCTCGTTCCTCTCGACGATCGCGTTCATGATCGTCCGCTGGGGGGCGCTCTTCGGCGGTGGCCGGAACCGACAGGGTGGTGGCGTCGTCGTCGCTATCCTCGTTTCGTTGGTCGTCTGGATCATCAGCTACATCCTCATCCGAGCCCTCTCCCGGTACCGCGAGTACGCAGCCGACCGTGGCGCGGCCGCGATCACCGGTAACCCCGCCGCGCTTGCGTCCGCACTGATGAAGATCTCCGGTCGGATGGATAAGGTTCCGAAAAACGACATGCGCGAGGAAGCGGAGATGAACGCCTTCTTCATCATCCCGATCAAGTCCGGCATCGTCGGCCAACTGTTTAGCACGCACCCACCGACAGAAAAGCGAATCGAACAACTTCGGGACCTCGAGCGGCTCTGA
- a CDS encoding NAD(P)H-binding protein — protein sequence MNVLVTGATGFVGGRLVVALLEKTDHDVTVLVRDETAYESAESVTVVEGDVLEPNGLETALEDVDAAFYLIHAMGAHGDFADRDRRAARNFERAASAAGVERVIYLSGLGSDAEVLSAHLESRHEVESVLAAGSTEVTVLRAAIIVGDGSASFRLLTQLATRLPVMVTPRWIHTRCQPIGIDDVVAYCLAVLERPETAGETYEIGGPDVLTYRELLATTAEIATGRRPLVLPVPILSPRLSAYWVGLVTDVPTAVAYPLIDGLRNPVVVEDDRLERLVGLEPVSFDVAVRRALGHDTDDTTRTTRPEQAVE from the coding sequence ATGAACGTACTCGTTACGGGTGCAACTGGGTTCGTCGGCGGCCGACTCGTCGTCGCCCTCCTCGAGAAGACGGATCACGATGTGACCGTCCTCGTCAGGGACGAAACCGCCTACGAATCGGCGGAGTCGGTAACCGTCGTCGAAGGCGACGTCCTCGAGCCGAACGGCCTCGAGACGGCACTCGAGGACGTCGACGCCGCCTTCTACCTGATCCACGCGATGGGCGCACACGGCGATTTCGCCGACCGAGACAGACGGGCAGCCCGCAACTTCGAACGGGCGGCGAGTGCTGCAGGGGTCGAGCGAGTGATCTATCTTAGCGGGCTCGGCAGCGACGCGGAAGTGCTCTCGGCTCACCTCGAATCCCGTCACGAGGTCGAATCGGTCCTCGCAGCGGGAAGCACCGAGGTAACCGTCCTTCGGGCCGCGATCATCGTCGGCGACGGCAGCGCGAGTTTCCGGTTGTTGACACAGCTCGCGACGCGGCTTCCGGTGATGGTAACGCCCCGGTGGATTCATACGCGGTGTCAACCGATCGGCATCGACGACGTCGTCGCGTACTGCTTGGCCGTCCTCGAGCGCCCTGAGACGGCCGGTGAGACGTACGAGATCGGCGGCCCCGACGTCCTCACCTACCGGGAGCTGCTGGCGACGACGGCCGAAATCGCCACCGGCCGCCGACCGCTCGTCCTCCCCGTTCCGATCTTGAGCCCCCGACTGTCCGCCTACTGGGTCGGCCTCGTCACCGACGTCCCGACGGCAGTCGCCTACCCGCTGATCGACGGCCTCCGAAACCCCGTCGTCGTCGAGGACGACCGACTCGAGCGACTGGTCGGCCTCGAGCCGGTGTCGTTCGACGTCGCGGTTCGCCGGGCGCTCGGCCACGACACGGACGACACGACGCGGACGACACGACCGGAGCAGGCTGTCGAATGA
- a CDS encoding YkgJ family cysteine cluster protein yields MEVNCAGCAGCCIDWRGLLQPEANGGSDSPRTDGTAAPDGDDALTTTRQRGSLGTDDGSRRASIDDVANFVPLTREEVRAFLEAGYAAALTPRFWRVRDEHEAVTVDGYDLAAVADRPAFFVGLRKPPKPVTPFELEEPVWLPACVFLDPTTLQCRIHDDDLFPAECGAYPAHNLALEAETECERVEAAFGGERLLEADVEDEPVDLLLGSQAIGEKLFCHPEPDRLEGVIDRLARGEATREDRATCLAVAAASSPGTLAISEHHREQARERALEAASKTNDDAWVGPTIREWHRRRVQTDGTPSPTVASAVEEARGAPETPGWDDLE; encoded by the coding sequence ATGGAGGTGAACTGTGCGGGCTGTGCGGGCTGTTGTATCGACTGGCGAGGGCTCCTCCAGCCCGAGGCGAACGGCGGCTCAGACAGCCCGCGAACGGACGGGACAGCCGCACCCGACGGCGACGACGCGCTAACGACGACTCGCCAGCGCGGATCGCTCGGAACGGACGACGGCTCGAGGCGGGCGTCGATCGACGACGTGGCGAACTTCGTCCCGCTCACGCGCGAGGAGGTGCGAGCGTTTCTCGAGGCCGGATACGCCGCCGCGCTGACGCCACGGTTCTGGCGTGTACGGGACGAACACGAGGCAGTCACGGTCGACGGCTACGACCTCGCGGCCGTCGCCGATCGTCCGGCGTTCTTCGTCGGCCTGCGAAAACCCCCGAAACCCGTCACCCCGTTCGAGCTCGAGGAGCCCGTCTGGCTCCCGGCCTGTGTCTTCCTCGATCCGACGACGCTACAGTGTCGAATCCACGACGACGACCTGTTCCCGGCCGAGTGTGGCGCTTACCCTGCCCACAACCTCGCGCTCGAGGCCGAGACCGAGTGCGAACGGGTCGAAGCGGCGTTCGGCGGCGAGCGGTTGCTCGAGGCTGACGTAGAGGACGAGCCGGTGGATCTGTTGCTCGGCAGCCAGGCCATCGGCGAGAAGCTCTTCTGTCATCCCGAGCCCGACAGGCTCGAGGGCGTGATCGATCGGCTGGCCCGCGGTGAGGCGACCCGCGAGGACCGGGCGACCTGTCTGGCGGTCGCGGCCGCCTCGAGTCCCGGCACGCTCGCGATCTCCGAACACCACCGCGAGCAGGCCAGAGAGCGGGCGCTCGAGGCAGCGAGTAAAACGAACGACGACGCCTGGGTCGGTCCCACCATCCGCGAGTGGCATCGCCGGCGCGTGCAAACCGACGGGACGCCATCGCCGACCGTCGCGAGCGCTGTCGAGGAGGCTCGCGGCGCACCGGAGACGCCGGGGTGGGACGACCTCGAGTGA
- a CDS encoding DUF5786 family protein codes for MSMGAYDENEHERREQQASRVDADFDDERTIYHGEVEYDSGDSAEALLDQFEQIKSN; via the coding sequence ATGTCAATGGGTGCCTATGACGAGAACGAGCACGAGCGCCGCGAGCAACAGGCCTCGAGAGTGGACGCGGACTTCGACGACGAGCGGACGATCTACCACGGCGAGGTCGAGTACGACTCCGGCGACTCTGCAGAAGCACTTCTCGACCAGTTCGAGCAAATCAAGTCGAACTAA
- a CDS encoding 60S ribosomal export protein NMD3 — MTDSRAFCPRCGEPVPDRSAEDADGQAVDPLRPGAEVELCDACYFEGFDFVDAPDRIDVRVCAQCGAVYRGNRWVDVGADDYTDVAVEEVSKALSVHVDVDDVAWQVEPEQIDPNTIRMHCYFTGVVRGTPVEEQLMIPVKIARQTCTRCGRIAGDYYASIVQIRAEDRTPTSEEIDRAKTIANRVVADMEATGDRNAFITEMGEVDDGLNMRVSTNKIGKKISSKMVEEFGGTVNDAETLVTEDEDGNEVYRVTFAVRLPPYRPGDVIDLTDDDDGPVLVRSAHGNLKGTRVTTGERYEASYEDGASPDARKLGRLEDGVETTVVTVEDENAVQILDPETYEAKTVSRPAYFDPDAQTVPVLKSRAGLHVLPDPDPKTEDDAETEYYDPYTDHGESDA; from the coding sequence ATGACTGATTCGCGTGCGTTCTGTCCCCGGTGTGGGGAGCCAGTGCCCGATCGGTCGGCCGAGGACGCCGATGGGCAAGCGGTCGATCCGCTCCGTCCGGGCGCAGAGGTCGAGCTCTGTGATGCGTGTTACTTCGAGGGGTTCGACTTCGTGGACGCGCCGGATCGGATCGACGTTCGGGTGTGTGCACAGTGTGGAGCCGTCTACCGGGGGAACCGGTGGGTCGACGTCGGTGCCGACGACTACACCGACGTCGCGGTCGAGGAGGTCAGCAAGGCGCTGTCCGTCCACGTCGACGTCGACGACGTCGCCTGGCAGGTCGAACCCGAACAGATCGACCCGAACACGATCCGGATGCACTGTTATTTCACCGGTGTGGTTCGGGGGACACCCGTCGAAGAACAGCTGATGATCCCCGTCAAGATCGCCCGCCAGACCTGCACCCGGTGTGGACGGATCGCGGGCGACTACTACGCCAGCATCGTCCAGATTCGCGCCGAGGATCGGACGCCAACGAGCGAGGAAATCGATCGCGCGAAAACGATCGCAAACCGAGTCGTCGCCGACATGGAGGCCACCGGCGACCGAAACGCCTTCATCACCGAAATGGGCGAGGTCGACGATGGGCTGAACATGCGTGTCTCGACCAACAAGATCGGCAAGAAAATCTCGAGCAAGATGGTCGAGGAGTTCGGCGGCACGGTCAACGACGCCGAGACGCTCGTCACGGAAGACGAAGACGGCAACGAGGTCTACCGTGTCACCTTCGCCGTCCGCCTGCCGCCCTACCGTCCTGGCGACGTTATCGACCTCACCGACGACGACGACGGACCCGTACTCGTCCGCAGCGCCCATGGCAACCTCAAGGGGACGCGCGTGACGACTGGCGAGCGCTACGAAGCCAGCTACGAGGACGGCGCTTCGCCCGACGCGCGGAAGCTCGGCCGACTCGAGGATGGCGTCGAGACGACGGTCGTCACCGTCGAGGACGAAAACGCCGTCCAGATACTCGACCCCGAGACCTACGAGGCAAAGACCGTCTCCCGACCGGCGTACTTCGATCCCGACGCCCAGACGGTGCCCGTACTGAAAAGCCGCGCCGGGCTGCACGTCCTCCCCGACCCCGATCCGAAAACAGAAGACGACGCGGAGACCGAGTACTACGACCCGTACACGGACCACGGCGAGAGCGATGCCTGA
- a CDS encoding class I SAM-dependent methyltransferase: MPENADDDLESTLPDPDGDVPLAVVVEKAHTETAIESLRNEGVYDDSRRVRAVSEATPLETQTAQNQGDVTDRIALPVTEPPAETPVREVIRQVDPDYRSRDLEDLLVDRGWSDADLESAPGSWAVIGSVILVRLPADCPDETEVAEALLDLHGEADSVLADEGIENDGTSGTYREPRTRLLAGDPDTETIHTEHGTRYGLDPAAVMFSPGNQAERARMGAVVNEGERVFDMFAGIGYFTLPMARAGASVTATELNPTAFRYLLENAVLNDVSDRVDAYMTDCRALTGDLEVDRIVMGYYGSSNSAGGDAGSVESDDEEAAAADHGTRTNEANEFLPDALEALSPGGIVHYHEATPESCGWDRPLERLEAATAAVDRELTVLEKRRVKSHSAGVSHVVVDARFD; the protein is encoded by the coding sequence ATGCCTGAGAACGCAGACGACGACCTCGAGTCGACGCTACCCGACCCGGACGGCGACGTGCCGTTGGCCGTCGTCGTCGAGAAAGCACACACGGAGACGGCTATCGAATCGCTTCGGAATGAGGGCGTCTACGACGACTCGAGACGCGTCCGGGCCGTGAGCGAAGCGACGCCACTGGAGACGCAAACGGCACAGAACCAGGGGGACGTCACCGACCGGATCGCACTGCCCGTCACCGAACCGCCCGCCGAGACGCCGGTCCGCGAGGTGATCCGCCAGGTCGATCCCGACTACCGGAGTCGGGACCTCGAGGACCTGCTCGTCGACCGTGGCTGGAGCGACGCCGATCTCGAGTCCGCGCCGGGATCGTGGGCTGTGATCGGCTCCGTGATCCTCGTTCGTCTGCCGGCAGACTGCCCGGACGAGACCGAGGTCGCCGAGGCGTTACTCGACCTCCACGGCGAAGCCGACAGCGTGCTGGCCGACGAGGGGATCGAAAACGACGGCACGTCGGGAACCTATCGCGAGCCCCGAACGCGGTTGCTCGCGGGCGATCCGGACACAGAGACGATCCACACGGAACACGGCACACGGTACGGGCTCGATCCCGCCGCCGTCATGTTCTCGCCGGGCAATCAGGCCGAGCGCGCGCGAATGGGCGCGGTCGTCAACGAGGGTGAGCGGGTCTTCGACATGTTCGCCGGTATCGGCTATTTTACCTTGCCGATGGCTCGCGCCGGGGCGTCCGTGACCGCGACCGAACTGAACCCCACCGCCTTCCGGTATCTCCTCGAGAACGCGGTGTTGAACGACGTGAGCGACCGGGTCGACGCCTACATGACCGACTGTCGCGCCCTCACGGGCGACCTCGAGGTCGACCGGATCGTGATGGGCTACTACGGCTCGAGTAACTCGGCGGGCGGCGACGCCGGATCGGTCGAAAGCGACGATGAAGAGGCCGCCGCGGCCGACCACGGCACCCGCACGAACGAAGCCAACGAGTTCCTCCCCGACGCACTCGAGGCACTGTCTCCCGGCGGCATCGTCCACTACCACGAGGCGACGCCCGAGTCCTGCGGCTGGGACCGTCCGCTCGAGCGACTCGAGGCCGCCACAGCGGCGGTCGACCGGGAGCTGACGGTGCTCGAGAAACGACGCGTGAAGAGCCACAGTGCGGGCGTTTCCCACGTCGTCGTCGACGCTCGATTCGACTGA
- a CDS encoding DUF7530 family protein has protein sequence MTSSPRPEYGETWVYESLLGTVPGLRVSGRTAILVQFLGFEAAIVLVAAVYDLWAAVVPGTVAVVVATVGSWLMLEFSRQVRELPTPTAYRRLLFGSSIDVVLGVFAFVALVTYLFVLDPQANEGGLVTELFGTAPPAVAVALALLVLWDVVYRIGTCWWASVVGLWRALVYEFDPVTARRYRRVDALNVAFAGVQLLLVPFVLDRPLLLATLGGHVVAVVVVASLSIGLGRNGETNRRAPMDRR, from the coding sequence ATGACGTCGTCTCCGCGGCCGGAATACGGGGAGACGTGGGTGTACGAAAGCCTGCTCGGGACGGTGCCCGGGTTACGGGTCTCGGGCCGAACGGCGATCCTGGTTCAGTTTCTCGGATTCGAAGCCGCGATCGTACTCGTCGCCGCCGTTTACGACCTCTGGGCCGCAGTAGTGCCGGGAACGGTCGCCGTCGTAGTCGCAACGGTCGGAAGCTGGCTCATGTTGGAGTTTAGCCGCCAGGTGCGCGAGCTTCCGACACCGACGGCGTACCGGCGGCTGCTGTTCGGCTCGAGTATCGACGTCGTTCTCGGTGTGTTCGCGTTCGTCGCACTCGTTACGTATCTGTTCGTGCTCGATCCACAGGCGAACGAGGGCGGGCTCGTGACCGAGCTGTTCGGCACCGCCCCACCTGCGGTCGCCGTCGCGCTCGCGTTGCTCGTACTGTGGGACGTCGTCTACCGGATCGGAACGTGCTGGTGGGCGAGCGTCGTCGGCCTCTGGCGGGCGCTCGTCTACGAGTTCGACCCGGTGACGGCACGGCGCTACCGCCGGGTTGACGCGCTGAACGTTGCCTTCGCTGGCGTCCAGTTACTGTTGGTTCCGTTCGTACTCGATCGACCGCTCTTGCTCGCAACACTCGGCGGTCACGTCGTCGCCGTCGTGGTGGTCGCGTCACTGTCGATTGGACTCGGGCGAAACGGCGAGACGAACAGGCGGGCACCGATGGACCGGCGTTAG
- a CDS encoding DUF7561 family protein: MVRDTCDGCGRRIRVAGGMENLWTFGEDDGSTGTAMLLELGDGSEHLLCYPCLEALPDEPTAVDVDRLEQVDAETSTLSGR, translated from the coding sequence ATGGTCAGAGACACCTGTGACGGCTGTGGGCGGCGTATCAGGGTTGCTGGCGGGATGGAGAACCTCTGGACGTTCGGCGAGGACGACGGCAGTACGGGGACGGCGATGCTGCTCGAACTCGGCGACGGCTCGGAACACCTGCTCTGTTATCCGTGTCTCGAGGCATTGCCCGACGAGCCGACCGCCGTGGACGTCGACCGACTCGAGCAAGTCGACGCGGAGACGTCGACGCTTTCCGGCCGGTGA
- a CDS encoding helicase C-terminal domain-containing protein — translation MNPDRIFEAFPAPSYRGNQEQALQDIRDAFAAGNDVVLVRAPTGSGKSLLARAVAGCARRIDEADPSDATGAYYTTPQVSQLDDVAEDDLLEDLNVIRGKSNYSCILPQERNTPVNQAPCVRERGYDCSVKHRCPYFSDRAIASNRSIAAMTLAYFMQTAGSEVFRKRDVVVVDEAHGLAEWAEMYATIQLGPRTVPFWDDLRVPAIDSIERAVRYAENLAGTCERRKDELLAQESLTPGEVRERDRLQELIGELEWFVKDFRDPQSPTTWLVDQSEPRDAGARGNDDGSGDADDQAGGPLTIKPMNPEKYLAHTVWDRGNKFVLLSATILNKDAFCRHVGLNPDHVALVDVGHTFPVEHRPLYDVTQGKMTFEHRDETTPKIARTIVRLMQKHPDEKGLIHAHSYDIQGRLADLLSDFGVGDRIRVHDRDGRDADLEAWKATDDPDVFVSVKMEEALDLKGDRCRWQVLCKAPFLNTGDSRVAHRLEEGQWAWYYRAALRTVIQACGRVVRAPDDYGSTYLADSSLLDLFERARTDTPDWFTDQVERMSQPELPAFDPQAALGDSSSGGRSGGVSTTGRANGRTSTASSGRRDGDTDRDRGWSRSNRRRSSGSSPLADVWDTDG, via the coding sequence GTGAATCCCGACCGGATCTTCGAGGCGTTTCCCGCGCCGAGCTACCGCGGGAATCAAGAGCAGGCCCTCCAGGACATCCGCGACGCGTTCGCGGCCGGCAACGACGTCGTTCTCGTCCGTGCGCCGACGGGCAGCGGCAAATCGCTGCTCGCCCGAGCCGTCGCCGGCTGTGCCCGTCGGATCGACGAGGCGGACCCCAGCGACGCGACCGGGGCCTACTACACGACGCCGCAGGTCTCACAGCTCGACGACGTCGCCGAGGACGACCTCCTCGAGGATTTGAACGTCATCCGCGGCAAGTCGAACTACAGCTGTATTCTCCCACAGGAACGGAACACGCCGGTCAACCAGGCCCCCTGCGTTCGCGAGCGGGGGTACGACTGTTCGGTCAAACACCGATGTCCGTACTTCTCAGACCGGGCGATTGCCTCGAACCGGTCGATTGCGGCGATGACGCTCGCGTACTTCATGCAGACCGCCGGCAGCGAGGTGTTTCGCAAGCGCGACGTCGTCGTCGTCGACGAAGCCCACGGCCTCGCGGAGTGGGCCGAAATGTATGCGACGATCCAACTCGGCCCTCGCACTGTGCCGTTCTGGGACGACCTGCGCGTCCCCGCGATCGACTCGATCGAGCGCGCGGTTCGCTACGCCGAGAACCTCGCGGGCACCTGCGAGCGCCGCAAAGACGAGTTGCTCGCCCAGGAGTCGCTCACCCCCGGCGAGGTACGCGAACGCGACCGCCTGCAAGAACTCATCGGCGAACTCGAGTGGTTCGTCAAGGACTTTCGTGACCCTCAGAGTCCAACGACGTGGCTGGTCGACCAGAGCGAACCCCGCGACGCGGGGGCTCGAGGGAACGACGACGGCTCCGGCGACGCCGACGATCAGGCGGGCGGGCCGCTGACGATCAAGCCGATGAACCCCGAAAAGTACCTCGCACACACCGTCTGGGATCGGGGCAACAAATTCGTCTTACTGTCCGCGACGATCCTCAACAAGGACGCGTTCTGCCGTCACGTCGGGTTGAACCCCGACCACGTCGCGCTCGTCGACGTCGGTCACACGTTTCCCGTCGAACACCGGCCGCTGTACGACGTCACCCAGGGAAAGATGACCTTCGAGCACCGCGACGAGACCACGCCGAAGATCGCTCGCACGATCGTCCGGCTCATGCAAAAACACCCCGACGAGAAGGGACTGATCCACGCACACTCCTACGACATCCAGGGACGGCTCGCCGACCTCCTCTCCGATTTCGGCGTCGGCGACCGCATCCGGGTCCACGACCGCGACGGCCGGGACGCCGACCTGGAGGCCTGGAAAGCGACCGACGATCCCGACGTCTTCGTCTCCGTCAAGATGGAAGAAGCACTCGACCTCAAAGGCGACCGCTGTCGCTGGCAAGTGCTCTGTAAGGCACCATTCCTCAATACGGGTGACTCGAGGGTGGCCCACCGTCTGGAAGAGGGCCAGTGGGCGTGGTACTACCGCGCCGCGTTGCGGACCGTCATCCAGGCCTGCGGCCGCGTCGTCCGCGCGCCCGACGACTACGGCTCGACGTACCTCGCCGATTCGAGTCTGCTCGATCTTTTCGAGCGTGCACGAACTGATACGCCCGACTGGTTCACCGACCAGGTCGAGCGCATGAGCCAGCCGGAGTTACCCGCGTTCGACCCGCAGGCCGCCCTCGGTGACTCCTCGTCCGGTGGCCGATCGGGTGGCGTCTCGACGACCGGACGCGCGAACGGACGCACGAGCACCGCCTCGAGTGGACGACGAGATGGTGACACCGACCGCGACCGTGGCTGGTCACGATCGAATCGCCGCCGCTCGTCGGGCTCGAGTCCGCTAGCAGACGTCTGGGATACGGACGGCTGA
- a CDS encoding alpha/beta fold hydrolase: MPRATRDGVSIYYEYDEGDGAPVVFVQGLGYGRWMWRWQREAIAGEHAVIAPDNRGTGRSDAGLPPLVPRLPQKLRVPLLLKLAGYSIEGLAADLEAVLDDVGTRTVHLVGASMGGMIALQHAIDYNRVKTLTLLCTSHGGPDAVPVPEETQEHIFDTPKGASERETLRHQMRPAFNEGFTNRNPHLLDRIIEWRLEQDAGEPAREAQAAAVLGFDVSDRLHEIRVPTLVIHGTNDRVVPVENARLLEEKIATTRLELVEGGSHCLFVEDAPRVNDALCSFLDDYD, translated from the coding sequence ATGCCACGTGCGACTCGGGACGGCGTGTCGATCTACTACGAGTACGACGAGGGCGACGGTGCGCCGGTCGTCTTCGTCCAGGGACTCGGATACGGCCGGTGGATGTGGCGATGGCAACGCGAGGCCATCGCTGGCGAGCACGCCGTGATCGCCCCCGACAACCGCGGAACCGGTCGGTCGGACGCCGGCCTCCCGCCGCTCGTCCCACGGCTTCCACAGAAACTGCGTGTGCCTCTCCTCCTCAAACTGGCCGGCTACTCGATCGAGGGGCTGGCCGCCGACCTCGAGGCTGTCCTCGACGACGTCGGCACGCGCACCGTCCACCTCGTCGGCGCGAGCATGGGTGGGATGATCGCCCTGCAACACGCCATCGACTACAACCGCGTAAAGACGCTGACGCTTTTGTGTACGAGCCACGGCGGCCCGGACGCTGTGCCGGTACCGGAGGAAACCCAGGAACACATCTTCGACACCCCAAAGGGAGCCAGCGAGCGTGAGACGCTCCGTCACCAAATGCGGCCAGCGTTCAACGAGGGCTTCACCAACCGCAACCCACACCTCCTCGACCGGATCATCGAGTGGCGACTCGAACAAGACGCCGGCGAGCCGGCCCGCGAGGCACAGGCGGCGGCAGTCCTCGGATTCGACGTCAGCGACCGACTCCACGAGATCAGGGTCCCGACGCTCGTGATCCACGGCACGAACGATCGCGTCGTTCCGGTCGAGAACGCCCGACTGCTCGAGGAGAAGATCGCCACTACCCGTCTCGAACTCGTCGAGGGCGGCTCACACTGTCTGTTCGTCGAGGACGCACCGCGAGTGAACGACGCACTCTGCTCGTTTCTCGACGACTACGACTAA
- a CDS encoding DUF7472 family protein: MLERERIIEIVVAVAVVVTMLGVMVSIGSSYGGDALSPDGAELLVGAIIGFIFLLLGVGLALAFLLNDPGEGLEDDDADAKSTA, translated from the coding sequence ATGCTCGAGCGCGAGCGGATCATCGAAATCGTGGTCGCGGTCGCCGTCGTCGTCACCATGCTGGGCGTCATGGTTTCCATCGGCTCCTCGTACGGCGGCGACGCACTCTCACCCGACGGTGCAGAACTGCTCGTCGGTGCCATCATCGGGTTCATCTTCCTGTTGCTGGGCGTCGGCCTCGCCCTGGCGTTCCTGCTGAACGACCCCGGTGAGGGGCTCGAGGACGACGATGCCGACGCGAAGAGTACGGCCTGA